One stretch of Tenacibaculum sp. MAR_2010_89 DNA includes these proteins:
- a CDS encoding histidine kinase: protein MSKLTFAQHPVYNHLTEKDGLPDIEFYGVIEDREGFVWLAADKGLFRYDGKEFKNYSHPDKRGLSVFGLKLDEKGRVWCNNISGQYFYIEDDKLNLSVDIKEHASGQLASFFLYKNSLIASNLGYVARIDLETKEKKIFKDGVNVVASVFRSKDSLFLLSTNYYKYSLNGKEYSNEFSLGSNISIEGATSYFTHKNKQFVYSFNFQADGVNVEKPSILMKQGKSFKKILLPRILRGNTIVKSFYDAGDEFWFGTNKGVIICEYKEGEFFYKRTNFEGKYITGFLRDRYNNYWYTTHRNGVFIVPNSYLNKYELDESRQNISAMDRVGDNSVLFGATNGDIGVIDIKQKTLKKFDLNDKQKVFAIIGLTDELALISFATYCYVFNIKTEEYKKFQMNGNVKDFSFIDKNRVVMAAYSSAAIVLVDNPKKNKRIGSKRSYSTYYSKKSKKIYVGYVYGVKEYDENLKSRTITFKNREIFAVDIDETANGVVWFSTFKDGIVGLKEDGTIINYTQKNGLLSNLTSVIKSDGDYLWISTNKGVQVLNTITGRFRNLTKRHGLNSFNISDISIFDKTVFLSSNKGVFQIDKEKVFTNTVLLDFYFTKISVEDKQVSIKESYKLDSNTKKIQFSFHTNGFLAEDNIEYKYRLLGASKEWSLISQGVNQVTFNNLAAGSYTFELKAVQINGKEETAVKTIKLKINPPFYKEWWFIVGGLLLLFVFVWFYFTNRIKSLRIKQKQLLEKERMQKQLVSSKLESLQSQMNPHFTFNALNSIQNLVLKGERHEAYDYLTKFSFLIRENLNMSKKSFVQFDNELQLLVKYLELERLRFGGEFAYEIKGDSKVEDIKIPTMIIQPYLENALKHGLLHKKGDDKKIILEFSQEDGVLKCVVFDNGIGVEAAKKIKKESNITRESFSTKAIKDRLVFLKDYYKTDIGVVYEKVPIGTKVVIKIPFTKV, encoded by the coding sequence TTGAGTAAGTTAACTTTTGCTCAACATCCAGTATATAATCACTTAACAGAAAAAGATGGTTTACCAGATATTGAATTTTATGGCGTTATAGAAGATAGAGAAGGTTTTGTATGGCTAGCTGCAGATAAAGGTCTCTTTCGTTATGATGGAAAGGAATTTAAAAATTATTCACACCCTGACAAACGAGGGTTATCAGTATTCGGATTGAAATTGGATGAAAAAGGTAGGGTTTGGTGTAATAATATTTCTGGTCAGTATTTTTATATAGAAGATGATAAACTAAATTTATCTGTAGATATAAAAGAACATGCAAGTGGCCAATTAGCAAGCTTTTTTTTATACAAAAATAGTTTGATAGCTTCAAATTTAGGTTATGTAGCAAGAATTGATTTAGAAACAAAAGAAAAGAAAATATTTAAAGATGGTGTTAATGTAGTTGCTTCGGTTTTTAGAAGCAAGGACTCACTGTTCTTATTAAGTACTAATTATTATAAGTATAGTCTTAATGGTAAGGAATATTCCAATGAGTTTTCATTGGGCTCTAATATTTCAATAGAAGGAGCTACAAGTTATTTTACTCATAAAAATAAGCAGTTTGTTTATTCCTTTAACTTTCAGGCTGATGGGGTGAATGTTGAAAAACCATCAATTTTAATGAAGCAAGGTAAATCTTTTAAAAAGATATTACTTCCAAGAATTTTAAGAGGTAATACAATTGTAAAAAGTTTTTACGATGCCGGAGATGAATTTTGGTTTGGAACTAATAAAGGAGTAATAATTTGTGAATATAAAGAAGGAGAGTTTTTTTATAAAAGAACAAATTTTGAAGGAAAGTATATAACTGGTTTTTTAAGAGATAGATATAACAATTATTGGTATACCACTCATAGAAATGGTGTTTTTATAGTACCAAATTCTTATTTGAATAAGTATGAATTAGATGAAAGCAGGCAAAATATTAGTGCCATGGATAGGGTAGGGGATAATAGTGTATTGTTTGGGGCTACTAATGGAGATATTGGTGTTATTGATATTAAACAAAAAACACTTAAGAAATTTGATTTAAATGATAAACAAAAAGTGTTTGCTATTATAGGATTGACTGATGAACTAGCTTTAATAAGTTTTGCTACCTATTGTTATGTTTTTAATATAAAAACTGAAGAGTATAAAAAATTCCAGATGAATGGTAATGTAAAAGACTTTTCATTCATAGATAAAAATAGAGTAGTGATGGCGGCCTATTCCTCAGCAGCTATTGTTTTAGTAGATAATCCAAAAAAGAATAAAAGAATTGGATCTAAAAGATCATACTCAACCTATTATAGTAAAAAAAGTAAAAAAATTTATGTAGGATATGTGTACGGGGTAAAAGAATATGATGAGAATTTAAAAAGTAGGACAATAACTTTTAAAAATAGAGAAATTTTTGCAGTTGATATTGATGAAACAGCTAATGGTGTGGTGTGGTTTTCTACATTTAAAGATGGTATAGTTGGTTTAAAAGAAGATGGGACAATTATTAACTACACACAAAAAAATGGGTTGCTTTCTAATTTAACAAGTGTTATAAAAAGTGATGGAGATTATTTATGGATTTCTACTAACAAAGGTGTACAAGTATTAAATACAATAACTGGTAGGTTTAGAAATTTAACTAAGAGGCATGGATTAAATTCTTTTAATATTTCTGATATCTCAATTTTTGATAAAACTGTTTTTTTAAGCTCTAATAAAGGTGTTTTTCAAATAGATAAAGAAAAGGTTTTTACCAATACTGTTCTTTTAGATTTCTATTTCACTAAGATTTCAGTTGAAGATAAGCAGGTTTCTATAAAGGAAAGTTATAAGCTTGATTCTAATACAAAAAAAATTCAGTTTAGTTTTCATACCAATGGCTTTTTAGCTGAAGACAACATTGAATATAAGTATCGATTACTAGGAGCATCAAAAGAATGGAGTTTGATTTCACAAGGTGTTAATCAGGTTACTTTTAATAATTTGGCTGCTGGATCTTATACGTTTGAATTAAAAGCTGTTCAAATAAATGGAAAAGAAGAAACAGCAGTAAAAACCATTAAATTAAAAATAAATCCCCCTTTTTATAAAGAATGGTGGTTCATTGTAGGTGGCTTGTTGTTGTTGTTTGTATTTGTGTGGTTTTATTTTACGAATAGGATAAAGAGCTTAAGAATAAAACAAAAACAATTGTTAGAAAAAGAACGAATGCAAAAACAATTGGTATCTTCTAAATTAGAAAGCCTTCAATCTCAAATGAATCCACACTTTACGTTTAATGCGTTAAATTCTATTCAAAACTTAGTATTAAAGGGTGAGAGGCATGAAGCGTATGATTACTTAACTAAATTTTCATTTTTAATTAGAGAAAATTTAAATATGAGTAAAAAAAGTTTTGTTCAATTTGATAATGAATTACAGTTGTTAGTTAAGTATTTAGAATTAGAAAGACTTCGTTTTGGAGGGGAGTTTGCTTATGAAATTAAAGGAGATAGTAAGGTTGAAGATATAAAAATACCTACAATGATAATTCAACCTTATCTAGAAAATGCTTTAAAACATGGTTTATTACATAAGAAAGGAGATGATAAAAAAATAATTTTAGAATTTTCTCAAGAAGATGGTGTTTTAAAATGTGTTGTATTTGATAACGGAATTGGGGTAGAAGCAGCTAAGAAAATTAAAAAAGAAAGTAACATAACTCGTGAGTCATTTTCTACTAAAGCAATTAAAGATCGACTAGTTTTTTTGAAAGATTATTATAAAACTGATATAGGAGTGGTCTATGAAAAAGTTCCTATAGGAACTAAAGTTGTTATTAAAATTCCATTTACAAAAGTGTAA
- a CDS encoding biotin--[acetyl-CoA-carboxylase] ligase, whose protein sequence is MKIIKLDAIDSTNTFLKEMAGNSILENFTVVVAKHQRLGRGQMKTEWNSKEGKNLTFSVFVKFKGLLVTSQRYLNFSVAISVYEVLNELKLPKMSIKWPNDILAEGMKICGILIENSLKGNEIQSSVIGVGLNVNESFLSNKELKAVSIKDILKEELGLDDLLKKVVVRLEKNIEILNAKEYDYLESKYLDVLYKKNVPSMFKTNQNVLFMGKIVGVSKNGKLQIELSDETIKEFEIKEVSFA, encoded by the coding sequence ATGAAAATAATCAAACTTGATGCCATTGATTCAACAAATACTTTTTTGAAAGAAATGGCAGGAAATTCAATACTAGAAAATTTTACAGTTGTTGTAGCTAAACATCAAAGGTTAGGTAGAGGGCAAATGAAAACTGAATGGAATTCTAAAGAGGGTAAAAACCTGACTTTTAGTGTTTTTGTTAAGTTTAAAGGTTTGTTGGTAACAAGTCAGAGATATTTAAACTTTTCTGTTGCTATAAGTGTATATGAAGTACTTAATGAGTTGAAATTGCCAAAAATGTCTATAAAATGGCCTAACGACATTCTGGCAGAAGGAATGAAGATATGCGGAATTTTAATAGAGAATTCTTTGAAAGGCAATGAAATACAATCGTCAGTAATAGGTGTTGGGTTAAATGTTAATGAATCTTTTTTGTCTAATAAAGAATTAAAAGCTGTTTCAATTAAAGATATTTTAAAAGAAGAATTAGGTTTGGATGATTTATTAAAAAAAGTAGTTGTTAGATTAGAAAAAAATATAGAAATTTTAAATGCAAAAGAGTATGACTATCTTGAATCAAAGTATTTAGATGTGTTGTATAAAAAAAACGTTCCGAGTATGTTTAAAACAAATCAAAACGTTTTATTTATGGGTAAAATAGTTGGAGTATCTAAAAATGGTAAACTCCAAATAGAATTAAGCGATGAAACTATTAAAGAATTTGAAATTAAAGAAGTTTCATTTGCTTAG
- a CDS encoding orotate phosphoribosyltransferase, with the protein MNIEGNIVRVKKSSEELFNFFTKLENYEQLMPENTQKFEVDGDSFIFGLKGMPEIRLVMKEKTEFSNVTLGAASSKLPFTLASDIKEISENESEVTLKFNGDFNPMMAMMVKKPLTKFIETLTENIAKL; encoded by the coding sequence ATGAATATTGAAGGAAATATTGTAAGAGTAAAAAAATCTTCGGAAGAACTTTTTAATTTTTTTACTAAACTTGAGAATTATGAGCAATTAATGCCTGAAAACACTCAAAAATTTGAAGTTGATGGTGATAGTTTTATTTTTGGATTAAAAGGTATGCCAGAAATTAGATTGGTTATGAAAGAGAAAACTGAGTTTTCAAATGTAACTTTAGGTGCTGCTAGTAGTAAATTACCTTTTACCTTGGCTTCAGACATCAAAGAAATATCTGAAAATGAAAGTGAGGTTACATTAAAATTTAATGGAGATTTTAATCCTATGATGGCCATGATGGTAAAAAAACCTTTAACTAAATTTATCGAAACCCTAACAGAAAATATAGCTAAATTATAA
- the pyrE gene encoding orotate phosphoribosyltransferase → MDFNKDTAKKTAELLLQIKAIKLSPKEPFTWASGWKSPIYCDNRITLSFPSVRNFLKEKIAKIVEDKHGKPDVIAGVATGAIAIGVLVAQELGVPFIYVRPEPKKHGRKNQIEGYLESGQNVVVIEDLISTGKSSLNAVKALKEANATVKGMVAIFSYGFDIASENFKNDNVELTTLSNYEFLLEQALDSKYITSEELRTLEDWRVSPSTWKQKEE, encoded by the coding sequence ATGGATTTTAACAAAGATACGGCAAAAAAAACGGCTGAACTCCTTTTACAAATAAAAGCGATTAAACTTAGCCCTAAAGAGCCATTTACATGGGCTTCAGGATGGAAGTCTCCAATTTATTGTGATAATAGAATTACATTATCTTTCCCTTCAGTTAGAAATTTTTTAAAAGAAAAAATAGCAAAAATTGTAGAAGATAAGCATGGTAAGCCTGATGTTATTGCAGGTGTTGCTACTGGAGCAATAGCCATAGGTGTATTGGTTGCTCAAGAATTAGGTGTTCCTTTTATATATGTAAGACCAGAGCCAAAGAAGCATGGTCGAAAAAACCAAATAGAAGGTTACTTAGAAAGTGGACAAAATGTTGTGGTTATTGAGGATTTGATAAGTACTGGTAAAAGTAGCTTGAATGCTGTTAAAGCTTTAAAAGAAGCAAACGCTACTGTAAAAGGTATGGTTGCTATATTTTCTTATGGATTTGATATAGCTTCTGAAAACTTTAAAAATGATAATGTCGAATTAACCACTTTAAGTAATTACGAGTTTTTATTAGAACAAGCTTTAGATAGCAAATATATAACTAGTGAAGAACTTCGTACTTTAGAAGATTGGAGAGTTTCTCCTAGTACTTGGAAACAAAAAGAAGAATAG
- a CDS encoding NUDIX hydrolase — MYKVFVNDKPIILTTSIKKEENYPVYLFKNTVIEELIYKLKANILSGVYLFSTNLDEDWRRFREKFNPIVAGGGLVLNEEKEVLFIYRGNKWDLPKGRIERGEEIEETAIREVEEECGIENLVIKKFLLNTYHLFLQNGEKRLKETYWYLMHSNYKGELKPQIEEGITDVCFKNEKEIEEALQNTYANIKLVYKEYQKDM, encoded by the coding sequence ATGTATAAAGTTTTTGTTAATGATAAACCAATAATATTAACAACTTCGATAAAAAAAGAAGAAAACTATCCTGTTTATCTTTTTAAAAACACTGTTATAGAGGAGCTAATTTATAAGTTAAAAGCAAATATTTTATCAGGTGTTTACCTGTTTTCTACAAATTTAGATGAAGATTGGAGAAGATTTAGAGAAAAATTTAATCCTATTGTAGCGGGAGGAGGGTTAGTTTTGAATGAAGAAAAAGAAGTTTTATTTATATACAGAGGAAATAAGTGGGACTTGCCAAAAGGAAGAATTGAAAGAGGAGAAGAAATTGAAGAAACTGCCATTAGAGAGGTAGAAGAAGAATGTGGTATTGAAAATTTAGTAATAAAGAAATTCTTGTTAAATACATACCATCTTTTTTTACAAAATGGAGAAAAAAGACTTAAAGAAACATATTGGTATTTGATGCACTCAAATTATAAAGGAGAATTAAAGCCTCAAATAGAAGAAGGAATTACCGATGTGTGTTTTAAGAATGAAAAAGAAATAGAAGAAGCACTACAAAATACATACGCTAATATTAAATTAGTTTATAAAGAATACCAAAAAGACATGTAA
- a CDS encoding sensor histidine kinase has product MNGIKNVYKSIISIGVHGYLSQKTVKRIKILNFAAFFMGLNPLIALVVKYFTNDLPDKMALLFLLESVLYFSVLIVSYFKKYEAAKFLFIILFTSILFLHNNFLYKGEYTEYYYLVVPIGTLLFFDNKWVHYIFLIIALLLFFIPNYYLNIYEKESFGFFHVIPFFLGMFVAVQYFRNENIKNEDKLKKAYVELEDKKKNELAHLQLKSLKAQMNPHFMFNALNSIQSLILKEDKHEAYTYLTKFASLIRENLQMSEKSFVYFEEELSLLKKYLELEKLRFRDNFEYKIKGIENIEDIKIPSMIIQPFVENSIKHGLLHKVTGLKKVNIHFYQEEVFKCVIIDNGIGIEKSKEINTLNSKVASFSTKAIQERLTFLKDYYKSDIGFEYEKINEGTKVIVKIPYVNKDE; this is encoded by the coding sequence ATGAATGGAATAAAAAATGTATACAAGAGTATTATAAGTATTGGTGTTCATGGCTATTTATCTCAGAAAACCGTAAAGAGGATTAAAATATTAAATTTTGCAGCTTTTTTTATGGGGTTAAATCCATTAATAGCATTAGTGGTTAAATACTTTACAAATGATTTACCTGATAAAATGGCTTTGTTATTTTTGTTAGAATCAGTATTGTATTTTTCAGTTTTAATTGTTAGTTATTTTAAAAAATACGAAGCTGCCAAGTTTTTATTTATCATATTATTCACTTCAATTTTATTTTTACATAATAATTTCTTGTATAAAGGGGAGTATACGGAATACTATTATTTAGTAGTTCCAATTGGAACATTACTGTTTTTTGACAACAAGTGGGTCCATTATATTTTTTTAATAATTGCTTTATTACTGTTTTTTATACCCAATTACTATTTAAATATTTATGAAAAGGAAAGCTTTGGTTTCTTTCATGTAATTCCTTTTTTTTTAGGAATGTTTGTGGCTGTGCAATATTTCAGGAATGAAAATATTAAAAACGAAGACAAGTTAAAAAAAGCTTATGTTGAATTAGAAGACAAGAAAAAAAATGAATTAGCACATTTACAATTGAAATCATTAAAAGCGCAAATGAATCCTCATTTTATGTTTAATGCATTAAACTCTATTCAAAGTTTAATTTTAAAAGAAGACAAGCATGAAGCATATACTTATTTAACCAAATTCGCTTCTTTGATAAGAGAAAATTTACAAATGAGTGAAAAGAGTTTTGTGTATTTTGAAGAAGAATTATCGTTATTAAAAAAATATTTAGAATTAGAAAAGTTACGATTTAGAGATAATTTTGAATATAAAATAAAAGGAATTGAAAATATAGAAGATATAAAAATACCTTCAATGATAATTCAGCCTTTTGTAGAAAATTCAATAAAACATGGATTACTTCATAAAGTTACTGGATTAAAAAAAGTAAACATACATTTTTATCAAGAAGAAGTTTTTAAATGTGTAATAATTGATAATGGAATTGGAATAGAAAAATCAAAAGAGATAAATACTTTAAATAGTAAAGTAGCGTCATTTTCAACAAAAGCAATACAAGAACGATTAACTTTTTTAAAAGATTATTATAAAAGTGATATAGGTTTTGAATATGAAAAAATAAATGAAGGAACAAAAGTGATTGTTAAAATTCCTTATGTAAATAAAGATGAATAA
- the dnaK gene encoding molecular chaperone DnaK — MSKIIGIDLGTTNSCVSVMEGNEPVVIPNAEGKRTTPSIVAFVEGGERKVGDPAKRQAVTNPTKTVYSIKRFMGNKFSESSKEAGRVPYKVVKGDNDTPRVDIDGRLYTPQEISAMVLQKMKKTAEDYLGQGVSEAVITVPAYFNDAQRQATKEAGEIAGLKVRRIINEPTAAALAYGLDKSHDDKKIVVFDFGGGTHDVSILELGDGVFEVLATDGDTHLGGDDVDEKLINWLAEEFKAEENMDLRQDPMALQRLKEAAEKAKIELSSTTSTEINLPYITATASGPKHLVRTMTRAKFEQLIDDLIKRTIEPCATALKNADLSIDEIDEVVLVGGSTRIPAIQEAVEKFFKKAPSKGVNPDEVVSLGAAIQGGVLTGDVKDVLLLDVTPLSLGIETMGNVFTKLIDANTTIPTKKSQVFSTAVDNQPSVDIHVLQGERAMAADNKTIGRFQLTDIPPAQRGVPQIEVTFDIDANGIINVSAADKATGKSQDIRIEASSGLSDEEIEKMKAEAEANADADKQAKETAEKINGADSMIFQTEKQLKEFGDKLSADKKEPIEAALEELKKAHESKDLAQIDTAMEKINEAWKVASEEMYAAQQQAGGADAGAQQQAQPEGDAQGDNVEDVDFEEVK, encoded by the coding sequence ATGAGTAAAATTATAGGTATTGATTTAGGTACTACCAACTCATGTGTTTCTGTAATGGAAGGAAATGAGCCAGTAGTAATTCCAAATGCAGAAGGAAAAAGAACTACACCATCTATTGTGGCTTTCGTAGAAGGAGGAGAGCGTAAAGTTGGTGATCCAGCAAAAAGACAAGCAGTTACTAATCCAACTAAAACTGTTTATTCTATAAAACGTTTTATGGGGAATAAATTTTCTGAATCTTCTAAAGAAGCAGGAAGGGTTCCTTATAAAGTTGTTAAAGGAGATAACGATACACCTCGTGTAGATATTGATGGACGTTTATATACGCCACAAGAAATATCTGCAATGGTATTACAAAAAATGAAAAAAACTGCTGAAGACTATTTAGGTCAAGGAGTTTCTGAAGCTGTTATTACAGTTCCAGCATATTTTAATGACGCACAACGTCAGGCAACTAAAGAAGCTGGAGAAATTGCAGGATTAAAAGTTCGTAGAATTATTAACGAACCAACTGCTGCAGCTTTAGCTTATGGATTAGATAAATCTCATGACGATAAGAAAATTGTTGTATTTGATTTTGGAGGAGGTACACATGATGTTTCTATTTTAGAGTTAGGAGATGGAGTATTTGAAGTATTAGCTACTGATGGAGATACACACTTAGGAGGAGATGATGTTGATGAAAAATTAATCAACTGGTTAGCTGAAGAGTTTAAAGCTGAAGAAAACATGGACTTACGTCAAGATCCTATGGCTTTACAACGTTTAAAAGAAGCTGCAGAGAAAGCGAAAATTGAGTTATCTAGTACAACTTCTACTGAAATTAACTTACCGTATATTACTGCTACTGCAAGTGGACCAAAGCACTTAGTTAGAACAATGACTAGAGCTAAATTTGAGCAGTTAATTGATGATTTAATTAAAAGAACTATTGAGCCTTGTGCTACTGCTTTAAAAAATGCAGATTTATCAATTGATGAAATTGATGAAGTTGTTTTAGTTGGAGGTTCTACTCGTATTCCTGCTATTCAGGAAGCGGTTGAGAAGTTTTTCAAAAAAGCACCAAGTAAAGGAGTAAATCCTGATGAAGTAGTTTCTTTAGGAGCTGCAATTCAAGGAGGAGTTTTAACTGGAGATGTAAAAGACGTTTTATTATTAGATGTAACGCCTTTATCTTTAGGAATCGAAACTATGGGTAACGTATTTACTAAGTTAATTGATGCAAATACAACTATTCCTACAAAAAAATCTCAAGTGTTTTCTACAGCAGTAGACAACCAACCTTCTGTTGATATCCATGTTTTACAAGGAGAAAGAGCAATGGCTGCAGATAATAAAACAATTGGACGTTTCCAATTGACTGATATTCCACCAGCGCAAAGAGGAGTTCCTCAAATTGAAGTAACTTTTGATATTGATGCAAATGGAATTATCAATGTTTCTGCTGCAGATAAAGCTACAGGGAAATCTCAAGATATTCGTATCGAAGCTTCTTCAGGATTATCTGATGAAGAAATTGAGAAAATGAAAGCAGAAGCCGAAGCAAATGCAGATGCAGATAAGCAAGCTAAAGAAACTGCAGAGAAAATTAATGGTGCAGATTCTATGATTTTCCAAACGGAAAAGCAATTAAAAGAATTTGGAGATAAATTATCAGCAGATAAAAAAGAGCCAATAGAAGCAGCTTTAGAGGAGTTGAAGAAAGCTCACGAATCTAAAGATTTAGCGCAAATTGATACTGCAATGGAGAAGATTAATGAAGCATGGAAAGTTGCTTCAGAAGAAATGTATGCTGCACAGCAACAAGCTGGTGGAGCAGATGCAGGAGCTCAACAACAAGCACAACCTGAAGGTGATGCTCAAGGTGATAATGTTGAAGATGTAGATTTCGAAGAAGTGAAGTAA
- a CDS encoding sensor histidine kinase, with product MNSIVKKIFDTGIQNTKGTKENKKIKLLNIFCFTWSVMIPVITIFDIIFGRELEGSLIMHGVSYILIAFIFYFQSKQFYTLARVLFLSSIIGVTFVFANYTTPLNLIENFYFVYPLIALILVDKKWINIVILVVCFLLYFVPNLYYEHYPKNTILPVLVFSVFVAAFVILNYAETLNKKHEKELLLNKEQLEQAFLELEERKKSELASLQLKALKAQMNPHFLFNAINSIQNLILTNNKEEAYKYLTKFSLLMRESLKTSEKSFIGFDVELSMLKKYLELEKLRFGEDFIYEIKGEKEIQRIKIPSSVIQSFIENAIRYGLLHKTDGKKIITIEFYQSKIFTCVITDNGIGIEASKKVSVLNTKSNINESSIIAIQNRLQLLNEFYKMDIGVSYEEVEEGTKVVIKLPYTI from the coding sequence ATGAATTCTATTGTAAAAAAAATATTTGATACAGGTATACAAAATACTAAGGGGACAAAAGAAAATAAAAAGATAAAACTTTTAAATATATTTTGTTTTACATGGTCTGTAATGATTCCTGTGATAACTATTTTTGATATTATTTTTGGAAGAGAGTTGGAAGGTAGTTTGATAATGCATGGTGTTTCTTATATTTTAATAGCATTCATTTTTTATTTTCAAAGTAAACAATTCTATACATTAGCAAGGGTCTTATTTTTGAGTTCTATAATTGGTGTTACATTTGTGTTTGCAAATTATACTACTCCATTAAATTTAATTGAAAATTTTTACTTTGTTTACCCTCTAATAGCTTTGATACTAGTAGATAAAAAATGGATTAATATAGTTATTCTTGTAGTATGTTTTCTATTATATTTTGTGCCAAATTTATATTACGAACACTATCCTAAAAATACCATTTTACCAGTCTTAGTGTTTTCAGTATTTGTTGCTGCCTTCGTAATTTTAAATTATGCCGAAACTTTAAATAAAAAGCATGAAAAAGAATTGTTACTAAATAAAGAGCAGTTAGAACAGGCGTTTTTAGAGTTAGAAGAACGTAAAAAAAGTGAGTTGGCTAGTTTACAGTTAAAAGCATTAAAAGCTCAAATGAATCCACACTTTTTATTTAACGCAATAAACTCAATACAAAATTTAATACTTACAAATAATAAAGAAGAAGCATATAAATACTTGACAAAATTTTCTTTATTAATGCGAGAAAGTTTAAAAACAAGTGAGAAAAGTTTTATAGGTTTTGATGTAGAATTATCAATGTTAAAAAAGTATTTAGAACTTGAAAAATTACGTTTTGGAGAAGATTTCATATATGAAATAAAAGGAGAGAAAGAAATTCAAAGAATAAAAATACCGTCTTCAGTAATACAATCGTTTATAGAAAATGCTATTCGTTATGGTTTGCTGCATAAAACTGATGGAAAAAAAATAATTACAATAGAGTTTTATCAGAGTAAGATATTTACTTGCGTAATAACTGATAACGGTATTGGTATTGAAGCATCTAAAAAGGTAAGTGTACTTAACACTAAATCGAATATTAATGAATCATCAATAATAGCAATACAGAATAGGTTACAGTTATTAAATGAATTTTATAAAATGGATATTGGAGTTTCCTACGAAGAGGTTGAAGAAGGAACAAAGGTTGTTATAAAATTACCATATACAATATAG
- a CDS encoding sensor histidine kinase — MEVLRRGYKFALNIGIYDTNEREHKKIRLLNAFCLTWAICICFFMILDPFFSQSLDRSIVLHLFSFVTIVSVYGLQKHKKYITARVLFIVTLIVVTFIFANFIEPSRMMENFYFVYPLVALILIDNKKITISIMIFCWLLYYVPYKLIPGIYPIEIFNPLLLLSAFVGCYVILNYSQSLNLKNEKKLEKAYQELEDKKKNELAHLQLKSLKAQMNPHFMFNALNSIQSLILKEDKHAAYVYLTKFASLIRENLNMSEKSFVHFEEELSLLKKYLELEKLRFKNDFKYQIKGIENIGDIKIPSMIIQPFVENSIKHGLLHKIEGIKELTVSFSKGEVFKCEIIDNGVGLEKSKEINKLNNKEKSFSTSAIYERLSLLKEFYKTDIGFVYEEALEGVKVVIRIPYTI; from the coding sequence ATGGAGGTTTTAAGAAGAGGATATAAATTTGCTTTAAATATTGGTATTTATGATACTAATGAAAGAGAACATAAAAAAATAAGGTTACTGAATGCGTTTTGTTTAACATGGGCTATTTGTATTTGTTTTTTTATGATTTTAGATCCTTTTTTTTCACAAAGCTTAGATAGAAGTATTGTTTTACATTTATTTTCATTTGTAACTATTGTATCTGTATATGGATTACAGAAACATAAGAAATATATTACAGCAAGAGTCTTATTTATAGTAACGTTAATAGTAGTGACGTTTATTTTTGCAAATTTTATAGAGCCATCTAGAATGATGGAAAATTTTTACTTTGTATATCCATTAGTTGCTCTTATTTTAATAGATAATAAGAAAATAACAATTTCAATAATGATATTTTGTTGGTTGTTATATTATGTACCCTATAAATTAATACCAGGTATTTATCCCATTGAAATATTTAATCCATTATTATTGCTTTCTGCTTTTGTAGGATGCTATGTAATTCTTAATTACTCACAGTCATTAAATTTAAAAAATGAAAAAAAATTAGAAAAGGCTTATCAAGAGCTCGAAGATAAAAAAAAGAATGAATTAGCACATTTACAATTAAAATCACTGAAGGCACAAATGAATCCTCACTTTATGTTTAACGCCTTAAATTCAATTCAAAGTTTAATTTTAAAGGAAGATAAACATGCAGCTTATGTGTATTTAACAAAGTTTGCATCATTGATTCGAGAGAATTTAAATATGAGTGAAAAAAGTTTTGTTCATTTCGAAGAAGAATTATCGTTACTGAAGAAATATTTAGAATTAGAAAAACTACGTTTTAAAAATGATTTTAAATATCAAATAAAAGGAATAGAAAATATTGGTGATATAAAAATTCCATCAATGATAATTCAACCTTTTGTAGAAAATTCAATAAAGCATGGATTACTTCATAAAATTGAAGGAATAAAAGAATTAACAGTATCTTTTTCTAAAGGAGAAGTTTTTAAATGCGAAATAATAGATAATGGAGTAGGTCTTGAGAAATCAAAAGAAATAAATAAGCTGAATAATAAAGAAAAATCGTTTTCTACAAGTGCAATTTATGAAAGGTTAAGTTTATTAAAAGAATTTTATAAAACAGATATAGGTTTTGTTTATGAAGAAGCTTTAGAAGGGGTGAAAGTTGTTATTAGAATACCATATACTATATAA